The proteins below come from a single Pseudomonadota bacterium genomic window:
- a CDS encoding 2-dehydropantoate 2-reductase N-terminal domain-containing protein: protein MNITIIGAGYVGLVTGVCLAEFGHRVVCIDKDEQKIAKLRQGEIPIYEPGLEVLVSKNVADGRLVFTGQLDGQVEKSQAVFIAVGTPSSRRGDGYADLTYIYAAARELASHLEDYTVVIDKSTVPVGTARQVARLIREENPAADFDVVSNPEFLREGAAISDFMRP, encoded by the coding sequence ATGAACATTACTATAATCGGGGCCGGCTATGTGGGCTTGGTGACCGGCGTCTGCCTGGCGGAATTCGGCCACCGGGTAGTTTGCATCGATAAGGACGAGCAGAAAATTGCCAAACTGCGGCAGGGGGAGATTCCCATCTATGAGCCGGGTCTGGAAGTCTTGGTTTCCAAAAACGTTGCTGACGGTCGGCTGGTTTTTACCGGTCAGCTGGATGGGCAAGTGGAAAAGTCCCAGGCGGTCTTTATCGCCGTCGGTACCCCGTCATCAAGGCGTGGTGATGGCTATGCCGATCTGACCTACATTTATGCTGCCGCCCGTGAACTGGCATCTCATCTGGAAGACTACACGGTGGTAATTGATAAAAGCACGGTACCGGTGGGAACCGCCCGGCAGGTGGCCAGGCTGATACGTGAAGAAAATCCCGCGGCGGATTTTGACGTGGTTTCCAACCCGGAGTTTCTGCGTGAAGGGGCGGCTATCAGTGATTTCATGCGTCC